In Sporosarcina psychrophila, a genomic segment contains:
- a CDS encoding tyrosine-type recombinase/integrase, protein MSRSRKHGVFAVGGDVVVMPTKVTVLEREGMLIEVALDTVFQQMRIAGNRPRTIESYQYIFVQFSTTCKLRYVEDITMEALYYYLDVLEVSPATKLIRLKSTKAVLSKFFNNGWIKEKFWNSIHIKIDKEVKKGAKESDIDRLLELIDQTSFVGFRDAGAIKLMYKTGIRIRTLGELRERHIDFENLCLNLDGSTLKNHKFLKLPIDKELADILKMLIKLNNGIRSHFGTDNRNVFITQNGLQMNTSKSSNCAISKQLNKYAKRYGLENINAHAIRRAYAKSLLEKGASIALISKALGHSDLAVTTQYLDLDVEEVASDLREYL, encoded by the coding sequence ATGTCTAGAAGTAGAAAACATGGAGTGTTTGCGGTAGGTGGTGATGTTGTGGTCATGCCAACGAAGGTGACAGTATTAGAACGAGAAGGAATGTTAATTGAAGTGGCTCTTGATACAGTGTTTCAGCAAATGAGGATTGCAGGGAACAGACCACGCACGATTGAAAGCTATCAGTACATCTTTGTACAGTTTTCCACGACTTGCAAGCTTAGGTATGTAGAAGATATTACAATGGAAGCCCTCTATTATTACCTTGATGTACTAGAGGTTAGTCCTGCAACGAAGTTGATTCGCTTAAAGTCCACGAAGGCTGTTCTCAGCAAGTTCTTTAACAATGGTTGGATTAAGGAGAAGTTTTGGAATAGCATTCATATCAAGATTGATAAAGAGGTCAAAAAGGGTGCAAAAGAATCTGACATTGACAGGCTTCTAGAACTCATCGACCAGACCTCATTCGTTGGTTTTAGAGATGCAGGCGCGATTAAGTTAATGTACAAGACAGGTATTCGTATTCGGACGTTAGGCGAGCTTAGGGAGCGTCATATCGACTTTGAAAATCTATGTCTGAACCTTGATGGCTCAACTTTGAAAAATCATAAGTTCCTAAAGCTACCCATTGATAAGGAGCTTGCAGATATACTTAAAATGCTTATCAAATTAAATAATGGTATCCGCTCCCATTTTGGCACAGATAACCGCAATGTCTTCATCACGCAGAACGGTTTGCAAATGAACACAAGCAAGTCATCGAACTGTGCCATCTCTAAACAGCTTAACAAATATGCTAAACGCTATGGACTTGAGAATATCAATGCACACGCCATACGGAGAGCGTACGCTAAGAGCCTATTAGAAAAGGGTGCAAGCATTGCACTAATTTCAAAAGCGCTGGGACATTCAGATTTAGCCGTGACAACTCAATATTTAGATTTAGATGTAGAAGAGGTCGCATCTGATTTAAGGGAATACCTATAA
- the smpB gene encoding SsrA-binding protein SmpB has protein sequence MAKGQGKVVAVNKKANHDFAIEETIEAGIVLQGTEIKAIRTSKVQLRDAFIRIRNNEAWITNMHISPYDHGNQFNHDPVRSRKLLLHKKQISKLIGQTKEQGSAIVPIKMYLKDGFAKVLIGVGKGKKDYDKRQDLKKKDAKREIDRALRDRQKY, from the coding sequence ATGGCGAAAGGCCAGGGGAAGGTAGTCGCCGTTAATAAAAAGGCGAATCATGATTTTGCAATCGAAGAAACAATTGAGGCAGGTATTGTTCTACAAGGTACTGAAATCAAAGCAATCCGTACTAGTAAAGTTCAGCTGAGGGATGCGTTTATAAGAATCCGCAATAACGAAGCGTGGATTACCAATATGCACATTAGTCCATATGACCACGGGAATCAGTTCAATCATGATCCGGTGCGTTCTAGAAAGTTACTTCTTCATAAAAAACAGATTAGCAAATTGATTGGACAAACGAAAGAACAGGGATCTGCGATTGTACCGATTAAGATGTATTTAAAAGACGGCTTTGCAAAAGTATTAATTGGTGTTGGTAAAGGTAAGAAAGATTACGACAAACGCCAAGATCTGAAGAAAAAAGATGCGAAACGTGAAATCGATCGTGCACTTAGAGATAGACAGAAATATTGA